In Ruegeria sp. YS9, the genomic window TGCGGTGCCGCTCCAATGCTGCCGCCCTTCCATTAATGAAAGGATCGCCAGCGCGACCGGGTTGGCCTCAACAGCGGCTTGGTCACTGCGCGCGCGATTGGCCGCGTAGGAGTCCAGAAACGCGCCCTGAGACCATCCAAGGGAGCCTTCGGCAGCAACCACCCATTTAGCGAAGTCTGCCATCCTAGGGGCTTCTGAGAGGCTCACTGAGTCAATCCGGCCCAAGGCGCAGGACACCGCGTCCAACAGAGCGCCCAGAATATAGGGCTTGGCCTTGGCAAAATCGCGGTTAAACGCGCCCAAGGTTTTGCGCCTACCGGGTGGGATCACCGGCAGATGAACGCCAATGGCGCGATCCGCCAGATCAGGTCGCGCCGCCAGATCGGGAATACCGTTCAGCAAACAGGGCCGCGTCGCGTTGAACAATACCTCGTCGCTGTCAGTGTGCAGCTTGCGGGTACCAAATCCGCCACCCGTAGCAATCCGGCAGAACGCATCTGCCATCATTGGGCGGATGGTCGAGAGATTGTCAAAGCTCAGAACGTGGTTGTGCATGGCAGCAATCACCAAATCCTGTTCGGAATTGGGCGTGCTGCGCGTGCTTGGGCTGGCCGGGTCAATCAGATCGCGCAGGGTTTGCGCGGTGGTGCTTTTGGCGCTGCCCTGTTCACCTGACAGGATCAGGATAGGGTAGGGGCCTTTGGGGTGGAAACATCCCAGAACCCATGCCACCAGCATGCGGAAATCATCTTCGCTGTCGACATTCAGAAAATCGCGCAGAAACTCGATGCCATTCTCATGCCGTTCCGGCACTGGCAACGCCTGCATGGCTGGTGAGCGTCGAAACCGCGCGGGCGGGTGGCTGACCACCTGCCAGCCCTCGGACGTGATCGCCACAGCCTGCCAATCGGTGTCGCCAAGGTCGAGATAGACCGTGCGCCCGATCGAGGCGATGCGGCTGGACACCGGATAGGTCTCGCCTTCGAACCGCGCCACCCCTTCCAGCATCCGGCGTTTGTCATCCAGCGCGGCATTGGAGGGCGCTTTGCCTTCGGCCTTGTAATGGGCATAGGCCAGATAGTTGCGGAAGGTCGATGATCCGACAGGCCAGTGCTCAAAGTGACCCTTGGCCCGTAACGTTACATAGGGCTCACCCTGCGGCGTGTTCCAAAGCTCAAGCCCATCCACCAGCGCCGCACTGCTATCGTTACGTATAGGTGCAGGTTCATCCCTATGTATAGGTAACGTATACGGGTCGGGGTTTTCCTTATGATACATAGGGGGATGCGGGTCATTGGCGGCAGGCCGAACCTTACTTGTAAGGTAGGCGGCAGTTGCATCCGGCAAATCACACGCAACGCTGTTTATCAGGGCGTCAATCTCGCCTAGTCCCCAACCTGCGGCAATGGCGTCGGCCACGTCCCAGCCCCTATGTATTGGTTTAGGGATCAGACTCGATGAATCATGCGCTTGAATCAGTGCGTCACTGATCGGAAGGATCAGAGGTGTCGCCCTATGTAATGTAACGAGCTCTTCGGCCAGTTTGGCGGCATAGCTCTGTCCCGGCTCATCGTGGTCAGGCCAGATAATGACAGTACGGCCTGCCAGCGGTGACAGGTCAGTTTTTGCCAGCGCCTTGCTGCCGCCAAAGCTGGTAGAGGCTAGATACCCCAAGCCCGTCAGAACATCGGCACACTTCTCCCCTTCAACCCAGATCACCGGCTGATCCGGGTTCGCCTGGGCGATCCGGTCCAGATGATAGACCGGGCGCAACTGGGGTGCTTTCCATGCGTCCTTGGTCACGTCGTAGGGCAGAAAGAACTTGCCCCTGCCGTTGCCCTCATAGCGATTGGCGACGAGCACAGGCGCACCCGTTCTGCTGCGATAAACATGCTGAGTGTCAGCGACACCGGCTGTCGGGTGGCGAAGGTCGGGCAGCGCGCTCATGCCTGCACCCCCAGACGTTGCGCCAGTGCACGCGCGGCCTGTCCTTGCTGGACCCCGTTCAGATAGGCAAAGAGGCTGATGGCATCCCCGCCTTTGTCATCTGTGGCAAAGTCTGCCCACAACCCGCTGTCGAGATTGATCCGAAACGAACCCCGCGAGCGATCTGCACGGGTGGGGTTCAGCGCCACCCATTCGCGGCCAATGATCCGGCCATCCGGCAACCATTCGGCCAGAAGGCTATGCAGATTGATCCGGGCCAGTTCAGCAATGGCCGCGAATTCGATAGGCTTCCAACTACCAGTCATTTGCAACCACCTCCTGAAGACGCGCGATCTCGAACGCTTCTACATCTCCCATGCGATAGCGGACCAAGCGGCCAACTTTGACATAAGCCAGCGGGTAGCGTTTGGTGCAACGCCATGTGGCAAGGGTGGTTGTGGACACGCCGAGGCGTTCCGCGACTTGCTCGGGTTTGAGCAGGGTGTCTGCCTGTTTTGCGATCATGATAACCTCCATCAATTTAGATCGATGAAGGGAAACCTAGAGAGCGATTGGGCAGGCCGAAACGCGTGAAGCAGGAAAGAAAAACTGCTTCCTACATAGGAAAACATGCCGGTTAACTGCCACGTAATGTGGCGAAAATATGTCTATATCACCCGCATTACCGTGACCACACGCGCGCGCGTCAGGTCCGGATCAAGTTTTTGGCCGATCAAATGAATCACATCTACAGCCGTTGCTTTGTTTTGCTTTGTGGCCGGATCGTAGCGGCCCGCATTAAAGGGGCGCATGGCGTTGCGCTCCCAATAGGGGCGAAAGGCGCGGGCTAACGCCGCAATCGGCTGGCTTTCGGTT contains:
- a CDS encoding AlpA family transcriptional regulator, producing the protein MIAKQADTLLKPEQVAERLGVSTTTLATWRCTKRYPLAYVKVGRLVRYRMGDVEAFEIARLQEVVANDW